A single region of the Triticum dicoccoides isolate Atlit2015 ecotype Zavitan chromosome 2B, WEW_v2.0, whole genome shotgun sequence genome encodes:
- the LOC119367343 gene encoding uncharacterized protein LOC119367343: MTVAEPEMPASERRLVALARWDALIFLYYGIVWVGIAASLAKVIARRALGEVEGSAVLAAASWLSHHSLIFAALFTPVALILVGATGVRSAHNTRKDIKEPPKTLRQVAQMMLKDPVIVGALVLLVFLPLISHEDLVVGLLPVKESQREHVRSVLRDVGSLGVGAVFCFIMLPTTVLRQWRMK; the protein is encoded by the exons ATGACCGTCGCCGAGCCGGAGATGCCGGCGTCAGAGCGCAGGCTCGTGGCCCTCGCCAGGTGGGACGCGCTCATCTTCCTGTATTACGGGATCGTTTGGGTCGGCATCGCGGCGTCCCTCGCCAAGGTCATCGCGCGCCGCGCTCTGGGCGAGGTCGAGGGTTCCGCCGTTCTCGCGGCGGCGTCCTGGCTCTCCCACCACTCCCTTATCTTCGCTGCTCTGTTCACCCCCGTTGCCTTGATTCTCGTCGGCGCGACCGGAGTGCGCTCCGCGCACAACACCAGGAAG GATATCAAAGAGCCCCCGAAAACTCTTCGCCAGGTTGCGCAGATGATGCTCAAGGATCCTGTCATTGTTGGAGCGCTTGTTTTGCTGGTCTTCCTCCCGCTCATAagtcatgaagatttggtggtcgGTCTGTTGCCTGTGAAAGAATCTCAGAGGGAACATGTTCGTTCAGTATTGAGGGATGTGGGGTCATTGGGTGTCGGTGCAGTATTTTGTTTCATCATGTTACCCACTACGGTGCTGAGGCAGTGGAGGATGAAGTAG